In Zingiber officinale cultivar Zhangliang chromosome 8B, Zo_v1.1, whole genome shotgun sequence, a single genomic region encodes these proteins:
- the LOC122017053 gene encoding probable serine/threonine-protein kinase WNK9 yields the protein MGSEAEDPNHLQFVEVDPTGRYGRYNEILGKGASKTVYRAFDEYEGIEVAWNQVKLYDFLQSPENLERLYCEIHLLKTLKHRNIMKFYTSWVDTAERNINFVTELFTSGTLRQYRQKHRRINIRAVKHWCRQIISGLLYLHSHDPPIIHRDLKCDNIFINGNQGEVKIGDLGLAAILRKSHAIHCVGTPEFMAPEVYEEEYNELVDIYSFGMCVLEMVTFEYPYSECTHPVQIYKKVISGMKPEALYRVKDPEVREFVEKCLATASERLSARELLDDPFLQIDLGSSYEEQDIGFLHQILREPSLELIQSNGSLSGNYFSNNVQHQIELENGWDYDITDMVEHGMSLFDNRKDDQPANIDITIKGKRKEDGNIFLRLRISDKEGCVRNIYFLFDIEADTALSVATEMVAELDIMDYDVTKIADMIDGEVASLVPGWKLGPGIEENPRVCRKCASNVSSCGSMKSVNCCHIECAEMHGRFEEVTYQVEETELCVTEEVPMLFTSQSVELEDCSLSLRFNHSDEECGQLDSLGKGEKVIHMDDCSRSESKKTLQQYLDSPEFDYQFTAPNELDASLNGIGQDLKWFEANYVIESQRPSKRGPRPSPDSTNMVRGKQNGFVGSSEEIMQMKSFHLGKRYSFHIPQSDTDEPCSLKMTSSDSRHCSLQSHRDQNRVMNSPDSPEQMFTANNFYSGSASAHTRTKSLPIA from the exons ATGGGCAGTGAAGCGGAAGACCCGAATCACCTCCAGTTCGTCGAGGTCGATCCCACAGGAAGATATGGAAGG TACAACGAGATCCTGGGCAAGGGCGCTTCCAAGACAGT TTATAGGGCTTTCGATGAGTACGAAGGGATTGAGGTTGCTTGGAACCAAGTGAAGCTGTATGATTTCCTGCAGAGCCCCGAGAACCTGGAGAGGCTCTACTGTGAGATCCACCTCCTCAAGACCTTGAAGCACAGGAACATTATGAAGTTCTACACCTCGTGGGTGGACACCGCTGAGAGGAACATCAATTTTGTCACTGAGTTGTTCACCTCCGGCACCCTCAGGCA GTATAGGCAAAAGCACAGAAGGATTAACATCAGGGCAGTGAAGCATTGGTGTAGGCAGATTATTAGTGGCCTTCTCTATCTCCATAGCCATGATCCCCCAATCATCCATAGGGACCTCAAGTGTGACAATATCTTCATCAATGGCAATCAAGGCGAGGTCAAGATTGGGGATCTTGGCCTTGCTGCCATTCTTCGGAAATCACACGCCATCCATTGCGTGG GCACACCGGAGTTCATGGCACCGGAGGTGTATGAGGAAGAATACAATGAACTAGTCGACATCTATTCGTTCGGGATGTGTGTGCTGGAAATGGTCACCTTTGAGTACCCTTATAGCGAATGCACCCACCCTGTGCAAATTTACAAGAAAGTTATCTCT GGAATGAAGCCGGAAGCACTATACCGAGTTAAAGATCCTGAGGTCAGGGAATTCGTTGAAAAATGCCTTGCGACTGCATCCGAGAGGCTTTCTGCTAGGGAGCTTCTTGACGATCCCTTTTTACAAATTGATCTTGGTTCGAGTTATGAGGAGCAAGACATTGGCTTTCTGCATCAGATACTTAGGGAACCTTCCCTTGAACTTATTCAAAGCAATGGTTCTTTGAGTggtaattatttttcaaacaatGTACAACACCAAATAGAATTGGAAAATGGCTGGGATTACGATATCACCGATATGGTAGAGCATGGCATGAGCCTCTTTGACAATCGCAAAGATGATCAACCTGCGAACATAGATATTACTATCAAGGGAAAGAGAAAAGAAGACGGGAACATATTTCTTAGATTAAGGATTTCAGATAAAGAGG GTTGTGTACGAAATATATATTTTCTCTTTGACATTGAGGCTGATACAGCATTGAGTGTTGCTACCGAGATGGTTGCGGAATTAGATATAATGGATTATGATGTAACTAAAATAGCCGACATGATCGACGGAGAAGTAGCTTCTCTGGTACCGGGATGGAAACTAGGTCCTGGCATAGAAGAAAATCCAAGAGTTTGCCGCAAATGTGCGTCTAATGTTTCTTCGTGTGGTTCAATGAAATCTGTCAACTGTTGCCACATTGAGTGTGCTGAAATGCATGGCCGGTTTGAAGAGGTAACCTACCAAGTTGAGGAAACCGAGCTTTGTGTCACAGAGGAAGTGCCTATGCTATTCACAAGCCAATCTGTTGAACTTGAGGATTGCTCTCTTTCATTGAGGTTTAATCACTCTGATGAAGAATGTGGACAATTAGACTCGTTAGGGAAGGGGGAAAAGGTCATACACATGGATGATTGCTCAAGAAGTGAATCCAAGAAGACTTTGCAGCAGTATCTTGATTCACCCGAGTTTGATTACCAGTTTACTGCACCCAATGAACTAGATGCTTCTTTGAATGGCATCGGTCAAGACCTGAAATGGTTCGAGGCAAACTACGTGATAGAGTCACAACGACCATCCAAAAGAGGGCCACGACCATCCCCTGACTCTACTAACATGGTGAGAGGCAAACAAAACGGCTTTGTAGGTTCCTCAGAAGAAATAATGCAGATGAAGTCCTTTCATTTGGGGAAGAGATACTCGTTCCACATACCTCAGAGCGATACTGACGAACCCTGCAGTCTTAAGATGACTTCTTCTGATTCAAGACATTGCAGTTTGCAATCGCACAGAGATCAAAATCGTGTTATGAACTCTCCTGACAGTCCTGAGCAGATGTTCACTGCAAATAACTTCTACTCTGGATCTGCAAGTGCGCACACCAGGACAAAGTCTCTACCTATCGCTTAA
- the LOC122017061 gene encoding sugar transport protein 8-like, whose amino-acid sequence MAGGIISSSGDSKKEFEGKITSYVVICGIIAATGGLMFGYDVGISGGVSAMDDFLEKFFPEVYVKKQRAKENNYCKYDNQNLQLFTSSLYLAALVASFFASYSCTRFGRKRTMQAASVFFLTGVVLDAAAVNIVMLIIGRIFLGMGVGFGNQAVPLFLSEIAPVKTRGALNILFQLNVTIGILIANLVNYFTSDIHPWGWRLSLGLAGIPAAILCFGSLIITETPTSLVERSKTDRGLATLKKIRGVDNVDAEFAEIVDACESAKLVKHPYRELMRRSSRPPLVIAILLQIFQQFTGINAIMFYAPVLFQTMGFHNDASLLSAVITGIVNVFSTSVSIILVDRVGRKMLLLEACVQMLISQTIIGILLQVYLKSNNDLQRGIAIAVVTLVCVYVMSFAWSWGPLGWLIPSETFPVETRTAGFSFAVSSNMLFTFLIAQAFLSMLCHMRAAIFFFFAAWIVVMGLFTVFLIPETKGVPIDEMAERVWKKHWYWKRYMDQKEDLEQRAS is encoded by the exons ATGGCCGGCGGTATAATTTCTAGTTCAGGTGATTCGAAGAAAGAATTTGAAGGAAAGATCACTTCTTATGTTGTGATTTGTGGGATAATCGCCGCGACCGGTGGATTGATGTTTGGATATGATGTCGGAATCTCTG GCGGCGTCTCTGCCATGGACGACTTCCTGGAGAAGTTCTTTCCGGAGGTGTACGTGAAGAAGCAGAGAGCGAAGGAGAACAACTACTGCAAGTACGATAACCAGAATCTGCAGCTCTTCACCTCCTCCCTCTACCTCGCCGCCCTCGTCGCCAGCTTCTTCGCATCTTACTCCTGCACCCGATTCGGCCGCAAGCGCACCATGCAAGCCGCCTCCGTCTTCTTCCTCACCGGTGTCGTCCTCGACGCAGCCGCCGTTAATATCGTCATGCTTATCATCGGCCGCATCTTCCTCGGCATGGGCGTCGGATTCGGCAATCAG GCGGTTCCTCTGTTCTTGTCGGAGATAGCCCCGGTGAAAACCCGCGGAGCGCTCAACATCCTCTTCCAGCTCAACGTCACCATCGGAATCCTCATCGCCAACCTCGTCAATTACTTCACCTCCGACATCCACCCGTGGGGCTGGCGCCTCTCCCTCGGCCTCGCCGGAATCCCCGCCGCCATCCTCTGTTTCGGCTCCCTCATCATCACCGAAACCCCCACCAGCCTCGTCGAGCGCAGCAAGACCGACCGCGGCCTCGCCACGCTCAAGAAGATCCGCGGCGTCGACAACGTCGACGCGGAGTTCGCCGAGATCGTCGACGCCTGCGAGAGCGCCAAGCTGGTGAAGCACCCCTACCGAGAACTGATGCGGAGGTCTAGCCGCCCGCCGCTCGTCATCGCGATCCTCCTCCAGATCTTCCAGCAGTTCACCGGCATCAATGCCATCATGTTCTACGCGCCGGTGCTCTTCCAGACCATGGGGTTCCACAATGACGCCTCCTTGCTGTCAGCCGTCATCACTGGGATCGTCAACGTCTTTTCCACCTCCGTCTCCATCATCTTGGTCGATCGGGTCGGAAGAAAGATGTTGCTACTCGAAGCCTGCGTCCAGATGCTCATCTCCCAG ACTATAATTGGGATCCTGCTCCAAGTGTATCTGAAATCAAACAACGATCTCCAGCGAGGGATCGCGATCGCAGTGGTGACCCTGGTGTGCGTCTACGTGATGAGCTTCGCGTGGTCATGGGGGCCACTGGGCTGGTTGATTCCCAGCGAGACGTTTCCCGTGGAGACGAGGACGGCGGGGTTCTCCTTCGCGGTGAGCTCCAACATGCTCTTCACCTTCCTCATCGCCCAGGCGTTCCTGTCGATGCTGTGCCACATGAGGGCggcgatcttcttcttcttcgcggcCTGGATCGTGGTCATGGGGCTGTTCACGGTGTTCCTGATACCGGAGACGAAGGGTGTGCCGATCGACGAGATGGCGGAGAGAGTGTGGAAGAAGCATTGGTACTGGAAGAGATACATGGACCAAAAGGAAGACCTCGAACAACGCGCTTCTTGA
- the LOC122017060 gene encoding uncharacterized protein LOC122017060, producing MAAISTSVASSPSVILFRHPKEKPLTFRCSAQPRDGRKAPPLLQLVVGGVTELLKLLSPRIQRDEDGNAGNAPSLAHSVDDVVRILREDYDRAYFLTGDFTTDIYADDCLFEDPTISFRGRNQYSQNLDLLVPFFDCPSLKLEKIEKGRKVEMDFIITTWHLRTYLKLPWKPLIAIKGTTTYDLSKDFKIMRHAESWNVPALEAVGQIFKLGSAEVDG from the exons ATGGCGGCGATTTCTACCTCCGTCGCCTCATCGCCCTCAGTCATCCTCTTCAGGCATCCCAAGGAg AAGCCTCTCACCTTCCGCTGCTCCGCGCAGCCTCGAGACGGAAGGAAAGCCCCTCCGCTTCTGCAGTTGGTCGTCGGTGGCGTCACGGAGCTCCTCAAGCTCCTTTCTCCCAGAATACAGAG AGACGAGGATGGAAATGCAGGAAATGCGCCTTCTTTGGCTCATAGCGTAGATGATGTGGTTCGGATTCTTCGAGAAGACTACGACCGTGCTTATTTCCTCACAG GGGATTTCACCACAGACATATATGCTGATGATTGCTTATTCGAAGATCCTACAATCAGCTTTCGTG GTAGAAATCAGTATTCACAGAACCTGGACTTACTTGTTCCCTTTTTTGACTGTCCATCTCTTAAACTAGAGAAAATTGAGAAG GGTCGCAAGGTTGAAATGGACTTCATCATAACAACATGGCACCTAAG AACCTACTTGAAGTTACCTTGGAAGCCTCTCATTGCCATCAAAGGAACAACCACTTATGACCTAAGCAAAGATTTCAAA ATCATGAGACATGCTGAGAGTTGGAACGTCCCTGCCCTTGAAGCAGTCGGCCAAATCTTTAAACTAGGCTCTGCAGAGGTTGATGGGTAA